In Malassezia vespertilionis chromosome 8, complete sequence, a genomic segment contains:
- the brr2 gene encoding RNA helicase (COG:A; EggNog:ENOG503NVEF), translating into MAPRNRDLSGYQYSALSSLVLSSGRRQGDNEPTGEAESLVGRIDPKAMGSRVARQPVADLEKKKRKAAEDDELFSVRKVQAGAHDTQYTDVLQATAELDGLRYIPRTDETRSVYEMVLSLVHGSLGDQSSEIVRSAADTVLEILKDVTMRDLDKKRDVEGVVGPLSEESFAQLLNLSKRITDYEEETGEPSGDRDVEDETGVAVLFESEEEASDGEQETFVVRDASDDSDVEQAPENELTDVPEDIVIGERSAARDDDHVRPHDVDAYWLQRQVAKYYSDAYEANEKADAALDILGDDTNMRDCENSLMELFNYDNFALVQLLTTNRDVVVWCTRLARANEDERMDVQVAMRERNVAYILKQLAGQDPALHEDELEAKKRDTQRLLSHATIAPGSTAQPRATIDLEAMAFSEGGHLNSNPKVRLPHGSFKRSKKGYEEIHIPPPEKQTVPSSDLVPIHALPAWALAAFPGATSLNPVQSRCYPIAFGSDEPMLLCAPTGAGKTNVAMLTILREMQHYRDEHTGALDLAAFKIVYVAPMKALVAEQAANFRDRLAPFGMTVNELTGDSQLTKAQIAETQVIVTTPEKWDVISRKSSDTSYTNLVRLLIIDEIHLLHDDRGPVLEAIVARTIRKMEQLSDPVRLVGLSATLPNYRDVAAFLRVNPARGLLYFESGYRPVPLRQEYIGITESKAIKRLQVMNQVTYEKTLEHAGKNQLLIFTHSRKETAKTAKYIRDKAMEEDTLGQFLPVSGASREILQSELENAKDANLKDVLPYGFGIHHAGMNRADRQLVEDLFADGHIQVLVSTATLAWGVNLPAHTVIIKGTQIYNPEKSRWTELSPQDMLQMLGRAGRPQYDTVGEGIIITNHSELQYYLSLLNQQLPIESQFVARLADNLNAEIVLGTVRNRDEAVAWLGYTYLYVRMLRTPALYGVTHDYLQQDAFLEQKRADIAHSAAVLLEKAGLLKYDRTTGLFTSNELARIAAHYYLTHTSMGTFHRHLKSHVGMIELLRIFSLSDEFKHQMVRQDEKVEVGRMLERVPVPVKETLEQPSAKINVLLQSWISQLALDGYALAADMVYVTQSAGRILRALVEICIVRGYAKVARLALDLAKMVEQRQWSSMTPLRQFKGVPADLIRRLERKEFPWSRMRDLEPNEIGELIGIPKAGRLVHRLVHQFPRLELQAYFQPLTPSLLQVHLTITPDFQWDERVHGGAQSFWLFVEDVDGEIILFYDQFVLLQRYAEEEHTVTFTVPLTEPLPPNYYITLLSERWLHSEVRLPISFKNLLLPDKFPPPTPLLALQPQTIAALGDAAAFYPFDTLNKIQTQVFHALYATDENVFVGAPTGSGKTLCAELALLRLWQQGAGRAVCIVPYNVMVAPRLAHWKAFAPNKHIAALTSDVVTNLRLLERADLVIATPAQWDVLSRRWRQRTNVQTIALYIYDEMQLIGDERVGPTLEIVCSRVRFMGAQLDRSVRVVALGTSIADANDLGDWLGVPRANVFNFAPSARPVPMEVHLQTFTIPHFSSLMLAMAKPAYLAIMEYAPTQPVLAFVPTRKQAKLTVDDILAYALADHDQETCFLNMEPEHLAPHLERIQDEDLKACVAQGIAYYHQGLSRSDQRLLERLFSAGAIQVLVASRDAVWSLPVTAHLVLIMSLQTYEGKEHRYVDYPLTDMLQMVGKCTQPGEDGSSRCMLFCQANRKAYFKKFLAESYPLESRLHAYTQDFLNAEIVARTVEDKQGAVDMLTWTFMYRRLQKNPQAYGAQGRDMEHIGDYLSELVETTLGELESTKCIAMEDDVDVSPLNLGMIASFYNVSYATIDVLHLSLSPATKLRGMLEIVSSAAEFDDIPIRHHEDVLLRRLYDRLPLKLERLQVESPHHKVFILLQAHFSRLTLPADLAQDQREVLDRVLTLLNACVDVMSSGAMLNAIIAMELSHMCVQAVWDRDSPLYQVPHFTKATVERCHARQIDDVFALGDALPDMREKEREELLQLDKRQLADVARLTNEFPYIEVHFEVENAQQLDSATPIVLHATLEREADEEEEPDNTAIAPFFPSKKLVAWWLILGDPGSRSLLSIKRVTLSRSLRVRLEFQLPAGTHDRLKLYLMCDSYVGADRELDLAPLHVAQGEEDADSEEEMPDA; encoded by the coding sequence ATGGCGCCGAGAAATCGGGACCTCTCCGGGTACCAGTACTCAGCGCTTTCGTCGCTGGTGCTTAGCTCTGGACGGAGGCAAGGCGATAATGAGCCTACCGGCGAGGCCGAGTCGCTTGTCGGCCGTATCGACCCTAAGGCGATGGgctcgcgcgtcgcgcggcagcCCGTAGCGGATTTGGAAAAgaaaaagcgcaaggcggcgGAGGATGACGAGCTTTTTTCTGTGCGCAAAGTACAAGCGGGTGCGCACGATACGCAGTACACAGATGTGCTCCAGGCGACCGCGGAGCTTGACGGGCTGCGGTATATTCCGCGCACGGACGAAACGCGGAGTGTGTACGAGATGGTGCTGAGCCTTGTGCACGGCTCGCTCGGCGACCAATCGAGTGAGATTGTGCGTTCTGCTGCGGACACGGTTTTGGAGATTCTCAAGGACGTTACTATGCGCGACCTGGACAAGAAGCGGGACGTGGAAGGGGTTGTAGGCCCCCTCTCTGAAGAGTCCTTTGCACAGCTCTTGAACCTGAGCAAGCGCATTACCGATTATGAAGAGGAGACGGGCGAGCCGAGTGGTGATCGCGATGTCGAGGACGAGACGGGCGTTGCTGTCCTGTTTGAGAGCGAGGAAGAAGCGAGCGATGGCGAACAGGAGACGTTtgttgtgcgcgacgcctcCGACGACTCGGATGTCGAACAGGCGCCGGAAAATGAGCTGACCGACGTGCCAGAAGACATTGTtatcggcgagcgcagcgccgcgcgcgacgacgaccATGTCCGGCCGCACGACGTTGACGCATActggctgcagcgccaagtcgcCAAGTACTACTCCGATGCGTACGAAGCAAACGAGAAAGCGGATGCGGCCTTGGACATTCTTGGTGACGACACAAACATGCGCGACTGCGAAAACAGCCTCATGGAGCTGTTTAACTACGACAATTTTGCTCTCGTGCAGCTCCTCACAACGAACCGCGACGTGGTGGTTTGgtgcacgcgccttgcgcgcgcaaacgaagacgagcgcatggacgTGCAAGTGGCCATGCGCGAGAGGAATGTGGCGTACATCTTGAAGCAGCTTGCCGGCCAGGAccctgcgctgcacgaggATGAGCTCGAGGCCAAGAAACGcgacacgcagcgcctcttATCGCACGCGACTATTGCGCCGGGCTCCACCGCACAGCCACGCGCCACGATCGACCTGGAGGCGATGGCGTTCAGCGAAGGGGGGCACTTGAACTCCAACCCCAAAGTCCGTCTTCCGCACGGCAGTTTCAAGCGGAGCAAAAAAGGGTACGAGGAAATTCACATTCCTCCTCCCGAAAAGCAGACTGTTCCCTCGTCGGACCTCGTCCCTATTCACGCGCTTCCCGCGTGGGCACTAGCCGCCTTCCCCGGCGCCACATCGCTCAACCCTGTCCAGTCGCGTTGCTATCCCATTGCATTTGGTAGCGACGAGCCGATGCTCCTCTGTGCGCCCACCGGTGCAGGCAAGACCAATGTCGCAATGCTCACCATTCTTCGCGAAATGCAGCACTACCGCGACGAGCAcaccggcgcgctcgatctGGCCGCGTTCAAGATCGTGTACGTTGCGCCGATGAAGGCGCTTGTCGCGGAGCAAGCGGCCAACTTCCGCGATCGGCTCGCTCCCTTTGGCATGACTGTCAATGAGCTTACGGGCGACAGCCAGCTGACCAAGGCGCAGATTGCCGAGACGCAGGTGATAGTAACGACGCCGGAAAAGTGGGACGTAATCAGCCGCAAAAGCTCCGATACTTCGTACACAAACCTTGTACGCCTCCTGATCATCGACGAAATCCATTTGCTCCACGACGATCGCGGCCCTGTGCTCGAAGCGATTGTCGCACGCACGATCCGCAAGATGGAGCAGCTGAGCGATCCTGTGCGGCTCGTCGGCCTGAGCGCAACGCTGCCGAATTACCGCGACGTTGCCGCCTTCCTTCGCGTGAATCCCGCGCGGGGATTACTCTACTTTGAGAGCGGCTACCGCCCCGTGCCTTTGCGTCAAGAGTACATCGGCATCACCGAGTCGAAGGCCATTAAGCGCCTCCAAGTGATGAACCAAGTTACCTATGAAAagacgctcgagcacgcgGGCAAGAACCAGCTGCTCATCTTTACCCACTCGCGCAAAGAGACGGCCAAAACGGCCAAGTATATACGCGACAAGGCCATGGAAGAAGACACCCTCGGCCAGTTTCTTCCGGTGTCTGGCGCGAGCCGTGAAATTTTGCAGTCTGAGCTGGAGAATGCCAAGGATGCAAACTTGAAAGACGTCTTGCCCTATGGCTTTGGCATTCACCACGCAGGCATGAACCGTGCCGACAGgcagcttgtcgaggaCCTCTTTGCCGATGGGCATATCCAAGTACTCGTGTCCACCGCCACCCTGGCCTGGGGCGTGAACTTGCCCGCGCACACGGTGATTATCAAAGGTACGCAGATCTACAACCCCGAAAAAAGCCGGTGGACAGAGCTGTCGCCGCAAGACATGCTCCAAATGCTCGGTCGTGCCGGGCGTCCGCAATACGATACGGTGGGCGAAGGCATCATTATAACGAACCACAGCGAGCTGCAGTACTACCTGTCGCTCCTCAACCAGCAGCTGCCCATCGAGTCGCAGTTTGtcgcgcgtctcgccgACAATCTGAATGCGGAAATTGTGCTCGGGACGGTGCGAAACAGGGACGAGGCGGTGGCTTGGCTGGGGTACACCTATTTGTatgtgcgcatgctgcgcacccCTGCACTCTACGGCGTCACGCATGACTATCTCCAGCAGGACGCGTTTCTCGAGCAAAAACGCGCCGACATTGCccacagcgccgctgtccTCCTCGAGAAAGCAGGCTTGCTCAAGTACGACCGCACAACGGGGCTCTTTACCTCGAACGAgcttgcacgcatcgccgcgcactaTTACCTCACGCACACAAGCATGGGCACGTTCCACCGCCACCTCAAAAGCCATGTGGGCATGATTGAGCTCTTGCGCATCTTCTCCCTCTCGGACGAGTTCAAGCACCAAATGGTGCGCCAGGACGAAAAGGTGGAGGTGGGGCGCATGTTGGAGcgtgtgcctgtgccggTGAAGgagacgctcgagcagccCAGCGCAAAGATCAATGTGCTCCTCCAGTCCTGGATCtcgcagctcgcgctggacggGTATGCTTTGGCCGCGGATATGGTGTATGTCACGCAGTCTGCCGGGCGTATTCTACGTGCGTTGGTAGAGATTTGCATTGTGCGTGGCTATGCAAAGGTCGCACGTCTCGCGTTGGACCTCGCCAAGATGGTTGAGCAGCGCCAATGGAGCTCCATGACGCCCTTGCGCCAGTTCAAGGGCGTCCCTGCCGACCTCATCCgccgcctcgagcgcaaagagtTTCCCTGGAgccgcatgcgcgacttggagcCCAACGAAATTGGCGAGCTAATTGGCATTCCAAAAGCAGGCCGGCTCGTGCACCGGCTCGTGCATCAATTCCcgcgcctcgagctgcagGCCTACTTCCAGCCGCTCACGCCTTCGCTGCTCCAGGTGCACCTCACCATCACCCCCGACTTTCAGTGGGACGAGCGAgtgcacggcggcgcgcagagtTTCTGGCTCTTTGTCGAGGACGTCGACGGGGAGATCATCTTGTTCTACGACCAGTTCGTGctcctgcagcgctacgCAGAGGAAGAGCATACCGTCACCTTTACTGTGCCGCTCACCGAGCCGCTCCCGCCCAATTACTACATTACCTTGCTCAGTGAGCGGTGGCTCCACAGCGAAGTGCGCCTTCCCATTTCTTTCAAGAACCTCCTTCTTCCCGACAAGTTTCCGCCACCCACGCcgctccttgcgctgcagccacAAACgatcgcagcgctgggcgacgccgcggcattCTACCCGTTCGATACGCTGAACAAGATCCAAACGCAGGTGTTCCATGCGCTCTACGCCACCGACGAGAACGTGTttgtcggcgcgccgacggGCTCGGGCAAGACGCTCTGTGCAGAGCTGGCCCTGCTGCGTCTTTGGCAGCAGGGCGCAGGACGCGCCGTGTGCATCGTTCCCTACAATGTCATGGTCGCACCCCGCCTCGCACACTGGAAAGCATTTGCTCCCAACAAGCACATTGCTGCGCTCACAAGCGACGTGGTCACCAACCTGCGCCTCctggagcgcgccgatctTGTCATAGCCACGCCCGCGCAGTGGGATGTGctctcgcggcgctggcgccagCGCACAAATGTGCAAACCATCGCGCTGTACATTTACGACGAGATGCAGTTGAtcggcgacgagcgcgtcgggcCGACGCTGGAAATTGTGTGTTCGCGTGTGCGCTTTATGGGCGCACAGCTGGACCGTTCGGTGCGTGTGGTGGCGCTTGGCACGTCCATTGCCGATGCCAACGATCTCGGCGACTggctcggcgtgccgcgcgcgaacGTATTCAActttgcgccgagcgcgcggccGGTGCCGATGGAAGTGCATTTGCAAACCTTTACCATCCCGCACTTTAGCTCGCTCATGCTTGCGATGGCAAAGCCAGCGTACCTTGCGATCATGGAGTATGCACCCACGCAGCCTGTCCTTGCATTTGTTCCTACGCGCAAGCAGGCCAAGCTCACCGTGGACGACATTCTTGCGTATGCCCTTGCGGACCACGACCAGGAAACGTGCTTCCTAAACATGGAGCCCGAgcaccttgcgccgcacctgGAGCGCATCCAGGACGAGGATCTGAAGGCGTGTGTTGCCCAGGGCATTGCATACTACCACCAAGGcctctcgcgcagcgaccaGCGTCTGCTTGAGCGCCTCTTTTCCGCCGGTGCCATCCAAGTCTTAGTCGCGAGCCGCGATGCGGTGTGGAGTTTGCCCGTCACCGCACATCTCGTCCTGATCATGTCTTTGCAGACGTACGAAGGGAAAGAGCACCGCTATGTCGACTATCCCCTCACGGACATGCTGCAAATGGTCGGAAAGTGCACACAGCCCGGCGAGGATGGGAGCAGTCGCTGCATGCTCTTTTGCCAGGCGAACCGCAAAGCGTACTTTAAAAAGTTCCTTGCGGAGAGCTACCCCCTCGAGTCGCGCCTGCATGCGTATACCCAAGACTTTCTAAACGCCGAGAttgtcgcgcgcactgTGGAAGACAAGCAAGGCGCGGTGGATATGCTTACATGGACATTCATGTACCGCCGCCTGCAAAAGAATCCGCAGGCGTACGGTGCCCAAGGACGGGATATGGAGCACATTGGCGACTACCTTTCCGAGCTTGTCGAAACGACActcggcgagctcgagaGCACAAAATGCATTGCGATGGAGGACGATGTGGATGTGAGTCCGCTAAATCTCGGCATGATTGCGAGTTTCTACAACGTGAGCTACGCGACCATCGATGTCTTGCACCTTTCTCTCTCCCCCGCCACGAaactgcgcggcatgctgGAAATCGTGAGCTCCGCGGCTGAGTTTGACGACATCCCGATCCGGCACCACGAAGAcgtgcttttgcgccgcttgtaCGACCGCCTTCCGCTGAAGCTGGAGCGTCTCCAGGTAGAGAGTCCGCACCACAAGGTGTTTATCCTCTTGCAGGCCCACTTTTCCCGCCTCACGCTCCCGGCGGATCTTGCGCAGGACCAAAGAGAGGTGCTGGACAGAGTGCTCACGCTTCTCAACGCATGTGTCGATGTGATGAGTTCTGGCGCGATGCTGAATGCCATCATCGCCATGGAGCTCAGTCATATGTGTGTGCAGGCCGTTTGGGATCGCGACTCGCCACTGTACCAAGTCCCGCACTTTACCAAGGCGACAGTCGAGCGCTGCCACGCGCGTCAAATCGACGACGTGTTTGCcctcggcgatgcgctcccCGATatgcgcgaaaaagagcgcgaggagctgTTGCAGCTGGACAAGCGCCAGCTCGCAGACGTGGCGCGTCTTACCAACGAGTTTCCGTACATCGAGGTGCATTTTGAAGTCGAGAATGCACAGCAGCTCGACAGCGCCACGCCGATTGTGCTGCACGCGACCcttgagcgcgaggcggacgaggaagaagagccGGACAATACGGCGATTGCGCCATTCTTCCCATCGAAGAAACTCGTTGCATGGTGGCTTATTCTCGGGGATCCcggctcgcgcagcttgctgAGTATTAAGCGCGTGACGCTTTCGCGCTCGCTCCGTGTACGCCTCGAGTTCCAGCTCCCGGCAGGCACGCACGACCGCTTGAAACTGTACCTGATGTGCGATAGTTATGTGGGCGCGGACCGTGAGCTGgaccttgcgccgctgcatgtcGCACAAGGCGAAGAGGACGCGGACTCGGAAGAGGAGATGCCGGATGCGTAG